From Calliphora vicina chromosome 3, idCalVici1.1, whole genome shotgun sequence:
AATCTAAAGTATTTGGTTAAACATGAAGAGGATTACGATAATATGGAAATGTCCTTCAAAACTGAGCCAGAAACCAATACACCCGTTATATCATTGAAAGAAGAACTACAAATGCCCAGTAATTTCCAATCTTTACCAGATGGCACCTGGATTATTTTCGGTTCTCAACTGGTGCCTCAACTCGATGAGGCACAACTTAAACTTAAGGCTCTTCTATCCAGCATCGTAAGTGTCGTTCTTACGGcgaaatataaaatatcaacTTGGTCTACCAAATTAATTGACTACGCTATGGATGCAGTCGATAACTTTAGTGAGGACTTTCCAACATATCAATATGCTTTGGGAGCTTTGTTACATAGGAGCGTACCTAAGATATTGCTGGGTGATAGAACCTATGAAGTAAAGGTGCAAAAAATCTTAAGATCGGATATACAAAAAACCTTGAGAGAGGCGTTGATAGAGACCTTAATAGATTTTAATCGTTTATTGGTAATTTGTCAAAGATTCTGTTGTCTGATAGTCAAAAGATACAATTTCCTCTATATGCATTGCGGCTTTCCCGTAAATACCGTGGGTTACAGAAAGTTCAACACGGGACCTGGCTGTCTGATTCGCTTCGTTGAGCTGGATCCTCTAATTAGACGCATTGAATTCGGTTGCAATCCTCAGGGTTGTGACATCTCGAATTATGTTGTCGTTCCACTAAAGGTGTATGATATAACTCCAGAATCTATGGGCCGTTATAGAACATTGCCCCAGAATATAGAGCAACAAATGTATAATGTGGCATTAGATGAGAAATCTCGGTTTGAAGAAAGCAAAAAGTCCAAAATGCGTTTCCTTAATGAGGCATTGGCCAAAGAAGATCGTCGTATAAAAGAGTTCATGTCAGAGCGAGCAACAAGAAACAGAAATAAAGCACCAAAAACCAATAGTTTAGAAGGAACTTCTGTAGGCAAATTTAGGAGTGAGGACAACATCGACTACGAAGATGAAGAATTCCTCGACGAAGAAGAAGCTGTTGAAGAATGCACAGTTGAAGTCAAACATGAGTTTGGTACAGAGTTAGGCACAGCTGGAGATGAAGAGTATCTAAAACCACAACCCATACTCTATGGTTACAGGATGAGCGAGAAGgatttattgtataaaatacaAGGTAGCAAAGCCTTAGAGGGACGGACGAATTGTATTTATGATGCAATTAAACCCTGCTTGTTTGCCAGTGCCTTGGCCATTTTGTATGCCATACTAAAACCGCTTAATGAATGGACTTCTCATCGCATTGACCAGGTTATTGATTCAACTTTAGTACTAAGTGATACAATAAAAGATATGTCCAATGCCCAAGAAAGAATTATCAAAAATGTATCCGTGGATGactatatttttgatatttggttaAGAGTTAATGAACCTCTTGGTTTAATCGGTAATCTTGAAAATCAACTGGAACTAGTTTTGTCTcagaacaaatatttaattttgcagACTGCAAACTGTTCTTATACATTAGGAAAAGATGAGTATTATCATTTATTTGATTCTTATCAAAGCATGGAACTAATGGACAGTTGGGAAGAAGAGGATATATGTGAAGAAGAGGATATACATGAACAGAAACGGCAACATAAATATCCGAAATCAATAAAGCGTTATGGAGAACGAAATACCGCTTCTTGGATACTGTTTGCCGACATAAAGTCTATGATAAAGTATATGAACCAAAGAGCTTGCAATCAAACATGGAAAGAAGACCGGGTATATAAATTTATGATCATGGAAATAGTATCCTTTAAAAAGGCCGCACAAAGCACATTTGTCCTTCAATTACTCACAGGCATGCAATCTTGTAATGTGCAAGTTGAACAGGAGACATCCATATGTGCCCATAACGAGTCCATTGCTTGGCTAGAGCACTGTCTTCCCATTTGGAGTAGGCTGAATAGAAAAAATGCAGCTGGACGATATCGCGGTATGGTCGTtacgaaattgaaaaattatgacATCGAAATTGATCAACGTCTATGGTCCTTATGGGGAAATTTACATCCGCAGGCTCCAGTTTTCGGAATGTCTACAAGAGGCAAACAACATCTGGCTTGCTGTGTCATGTCCTTATGTGCCGCCAGTCTTTACAGGCTGGTCGATTGGAGTCCACAACTTTTAGACTCGATAATtgtcaatggagatcgttatATGCAACAGAGCATGCAGAGTATTAAATGCGAAGATTATCAATTCGCCTTGGAAAATCTCGAAGTTGAATGCCAGCTGGACAATGTGGAATTTTACATTCATATTGAAATGGTGGCCTATGGCAAGCTATACAGTAGTCCCAATTACAACTGCATGAATTTGGCCGAAGCTATTATGTATTTCTTTAACTATTTCCAATTTGGCATACTGCAGTCTTTTAAAAAATGCTTAGCTATTGGTTTTATGCCCGGTCGTGATGGTGGTTACTTCATGTTCGATTGTCAAAGTCAGGATCATCCACTCTTTCCTAAGGGTCAAGGTGCCTCGTACATATTACGCACTAAATATCTGCAAATTCTTTTGTATTGCATCGTGATTACTCTCAACATTCCCTACTATAATGTCCAATTCACTTTGCACAAAGTGAACTTGTTGGCCAAGAATCAGCAGGGCTACAAAGAGAAACAAGCTGTTGAGAATCCTTGAAAAATACTATTGTTATAAGTTTTAAAAGTAATCATTAGAACCAATTCTAAAATTGTATGTGTGTCGgtatttttggaacaaattagttgtaaatttgtattgtattgttcaaaggtttttacaaataaattcaaataaatatttaattattcgaaAGCATTGTTAACTTGTCCATACAATCatagagaaatatttatatcGCTAACAAGTTAGATAGAGCTGTGCCTTAAGTTCTTAACATGCTAAGTTAACTTAGTCCATCTACAAAGGATACTTTCTGATACATTCGTTGGTATTCatggttataaaaaaaataatactaaaaatatagtatgaacttttacattgtttaacatttaattgaacatataattttaacaacagaaaataacaaatacatacttatatgtatataagaaaaGTTAGCCTTCCTAAATTTCCTAATGACGATAGCGATAACGTCTCAAATCATCTTCAGCCGTTTTATAATGATAACCATCATCACGTAAAACATGGGCGGGCTCTACCGGAGCAATaggctgttgttgttgatgctCTTGTGGTTCCAGAGCAATCATTTGCTGTTGTTCCATTTCGGCAATTGCATGCATCACTTCTTGCATTTCTTGTTCGCGGTACATCTGTTGCATGTGCTGTTCACGCATCAATTGTTCCTGGTATTGTTGATATGTAAGCTGGGGCATGGGTGCAGGTGGTGGCAACATCATGCCCATAGGAGGAAGATATTGATTTTGTGGCATCATTGACATGGGCGGTAGATAGCGATTTTCAGGCATTGTTACGGACTCGGGTGGTGAAGTGGTTGTATCGTAAGACGCCTGTTCCTGTGCTGGTATCTCAGTGGTAGTCATggcataattatttatattttgttcggTGGTGAATTGTGGTTCCGTGGTGAATTGTGGTTCAGTGGTGAACTGCTGTTCAGTGGTTGTCTCTTCTTCCATATAAGGGCTGTTGGTAGTGG
This genomic window contains:
- the LOC135955193 gene encoding uncharacterized protein LOC135955193 isoform X2, translated to MDILKKASEECNNLELGVYRIPKDLDKTFFAGIAFGTKAVQPHPIPRKKPHYQRPLEMACLYIAFIEGFRLNAEFWAAVTMDNILKMAEKLVEKSVKLNYKSPDNDYDIIPQINERQAELNIKAHFAGPLKSEPNIYKALSIYFSKYNACILCSNKLYLLIWKRCKNLFYVYDPNGRTENATRDFENGKCALMSINFVEHLVHFIVNISDTNLEDEFRLYEIFLTSYGKILDPLPTKPFPKTIHKQWAVVNESYAVIPGCNNGLWQPTTSALDNPSMLISVMAILYAHIERGNSWKPDQVDELIRLGTAYYKSLRRKLKLKDAQHVTIVDLPDKYVLGTFKASLKKSPFMNTGTVTDLCKKFMDSVLTSALQELFDKKWEAALLQIDNSVLGLWRDSELFYVYDPFRRGKAGQVLDPDDYRIQGAAILQIHANIESVLRIMHEKSLKLRRGGKFFIHAISVGCIKPIMDGKQRKQRYPKLKLTPETYVQPTEKLPEEGQGDISEEGAQIKKDNKKNKKDKKSKDKKNKVDKVCSIETLDEKQRIIVFENSEIVEPMIDEIICDIIDKFPESIIGRPKLYKSAGRVLLRSDKEYLENLKYLVKHEEDYDNMEMSFKTEPETNTPVISLKEELQMPSNFQSLPDGTWIIFGSQLVPQLDEAQLKLKALLSSIVSVVLTAKYKISTWSTKLIDYAMDAVDNFSEDFPTYQYALGALLHRSVPKILLGDRTYEVKVQKILRSDIQKTLREALIETLIDFNRLLVICQRFCCLIVKRYNFLYMHCGFPVNTVGYRKFNTGPGCLIRFVELDPLIRRIEFGCNPQGCDISNYVVVPLKVYDITPESMGRYRTLPQNIEQQMYNVALDEKSRFEESKKSKMRFLNEALAKEDRRIKEFMSERATRNRNKAPKTNSLEGTSVGKFRSEDNIDYEDEEFLDEEEAVEECTVEVKHEFGTELGTAGDEEYLKPQPILYGYRMSEKDLLYKIQGSKALEGRTNCIYDAIKPCLFASALAILYAILKPLNEWTSHRIDQVIDSTLVLSDTIKDMSNAQERIIKNVSVDDYIFDIWLRVNEPLGLIGNLENQLELVLSQNKYLILQTANCSYTLGKDEYYHLFDSYQSMELMDSWEEEDICEEEDIHEQKRQHKYPKSIKRYGERNTASWILFADIKSMIKYMNQRACNQTWKEDRVYKFMIMEIVSFKKAAQSTFVLQLLTGMQSCNVQVEQETSICAHNESIAWLEHCLPIWSRLNRKNAAGRYRGMVVTKLKNYDIEIDQRLWSLWGNLHPQAPVFGMSTRGKQHLACCVMSLCAASLYRLVDWSPQLLDSIIVNGDRYMQQSMQSIKCEDYQFALENLEVECQLDNVEFYIHIEMVAYGKLYSSPNYNCMNLAEAIMYFFNYFQFGILQSFKKCLAIGFMPGRDGGYFMFDCQSQDHPLFPKGQGASYILRTKYLQILLYCIVITLNIPYYNVQFTLHKVNLLAKNQQGYKEKQAVENP
- the LOC135955193 gene encoding uncharacterized protein LOC135955193 isoform X1 encodes the protein MNKKFVLLTSNQTPSKNPYEIRTYMGESLSSPEPEWHTGKCVYQRDCDVPQNSTIAKVLTLQDEIRKLHQKTKQNIFLRPFCKQCKYEDHFTTCVVPQRTSEQLRQHAVMCENCLKVKLEMNERASDVGNLYSHHKSLIRLIDPEEQNEDEEMDDSEGGEGIIPELASPECSREYIYVPQKKLLELKRPKSGLYVNETERPPFYPSDHIPYSTYNPRVLQEQFDAQGLKKIDLIPTKNNEDLWTWNVGLQKTESELDRIFIEAAVPKFECNNLELGVYRIPKDLDKTFFAGIAFGTKAVQPHPIPRKKPHYQRPLEMACLYIAFIEGFRLNAEFWAAVTMDNILKMAEKLVEKSVKLNYKSPDNDYDIIPQINERQAELNIKAHFAGPLKSEPNIYKALSIYFSKYNACILCSNKLYLLIWKRCKNLFYVYDPNGRTENATRDFENGKCALMSINFVEHLVHFIVNISDTNLEDEFRLYEIFLTSYGKILDPLPTKPFPKTIHKQWAVVNESYAVIPGCNNGLWQPTTSALDNPSMLISVMAILYAHIERGNSWKPDQVDELIRLGTAYYKSLRRKLKLKDAQHVTIVDLPDKYVLGTFKASLKKSPFMNTGTVTDLCKKFMDSVLTSALQELFDKKWEAALLQIDNSVLGLWRDSELFYVYDPFRRGKAGQVLDPDDYRIQGAAILQIHANIESVLRIMHEKSLKLRRGGKFFIHAISVGCIKPIMDGKQRKQRYPKLKLTPETYVQPTEKLPEEGQGDISEEGAQIKKDNKKNKKDKKSKDKKNKVDKVCSIETLDEKQRIIVFENSEIVEPMIDEIICDIIDKFPESIIGRPKLYKSAGRVLLRSDKEYLENLKYLVKHEEDYDNMEMSFKTEPETNTPVISLKEELQMPSNFQSLPDGTWIIFGSQLVPQLDEAQLKLKALLSSIVSVVLTAKYKISTWSTKLIDYAMDAVDNFSEDFPTYQYALGALLHRSVPKILLGDRTYEVKVQKILRSDIQKTLREALIETLIDFNRLLVICQRFCCLIVKRYNFLYMHCGFPVNTVGYRKFNTGPGCLIRFVELDPLIRRIEFGCNPQGCDISNYVVVPLKVYDITPESMGRYRTLPQNIEQQMYNVALDEKSRFEESKKSKMRFLNEALAKEDRRIKEFMSERATRNRNKAPKTNSLEGTSVGKFRSEDNIDYEDEEFLDEEEAVEECTVEVKHEFGTELGTAGDEEYLKPQPILYGYRMSEKDLLYKIQGSKALEGRTNCIYDAIKPCLFASALAILYAILKPLNEWTSHRIDQVIDSTLVLSDTIKDMSNAQERIIKNVSVDDYIFDIWLRVNEPLGLIGNLENQLELVLSQNKYLILQTANCSYTLGKDEYYHLFDSYQSMELMDSWEEEDICEEEDIHEQKRQHKYPKSIKRYGERNTASWILFADIKSMIKYMNQRACNQTWKEDRVYKFMIMEIVSFKKAAQSTFVLQLLTGMQSCNVQVEQETSICAHNESIAWLEHCLPIWSRLNRKNAAGRYRGMVVTKLKNYDIEIDQRLWSLWGNLHPQAPVFGMSTRGKQHLACCVMSLCAASLYRLVDWSPQLLDSIIVNGDRYMQQSMQSIKCEDYQFALENLEVECQLDNVEFYIHIEMVAYGKLYSSPNYNCMNLAEAIMYFFNYFQFGILQSFKKCLAIGFMPGRDGGYFMFDCQSQDHPLFPKGQGASYILRTKYLQILLYCIVITLNIPYYNVQFTLHKVNLLAKNQQGYKEKQAVENP
- the LOC135953838 gene encoding bromodomain-containing protein DDB_G0280777; this encodes MVSKKSSLVTLAILMAVAAADVSHLASHYLPPNYQLQNQQHQHHNQHPDGIQMPMHRNQRPANERVETTIEKHEVVELPTQIEIIKEGQPIYGIHPQSIEMVRVSSNNNEHVPEIRSRYMPTTQEIENLQPPQVPYEMPMRTYLPPVVPDTTTTDVPPTTTSLPPTTTNSPYMEEETTTEQQFTTEPQFTTEPQFTTEQNINNYAMTTTEIPAQEQASYDTTTSPPESVTMPENRYLPPMSMMPQNQYLPPMGMMLPPPAPMPQLTYQQYQEQLMREQHMQQMYREQEMQEVMHAIAEMEQQQMIALEPQEHQQQQPIAPVEPAHVLRDDGYHYKTAEDDLRRYRYRH